A region from the Serinibacter arcticus genome encodes:
- a CDS encoding AAA family ATPase: protein MTAEQAAWFSQTFTRLVDNVGQAVLGKPEAVKLAFTCLLSGGHMLLEDFPGTGKTSLARSLAATVQATHSRIQFTPDLLPSDVTGVTIFDQNSREFEFHPGPIFASIVLADEINRASPKTQSALLEVMEEGRVTIDGTPHEVGRPFLVIATQNPIEQAGTYRLPEAQLDRFLMKSSLGYPDHDATVDILSGAAVRDRSATLAPVITAQAVVEMIDLAATVYVDPAVLDYVSRLAAATRSTTDIRLGVSVRGALSLVRAAKSWAAANGRHYVVPDDIKDLAEPVLAHRMVMDAEAEFDGATAAVSLARVLADVAPPQQRA, encoded by the coding sequence ATGACGGCCGAGCAGGCCGCCTGGTTCTCCCAGACGTTCACGCGCCTCGTCGACAACGTCGGCCAGGCGGTCCTCGGCAAGCCCGAGGCCGTCAAGCTCGCGTTCACGTGCCTGCTCTCGGGCGGCCACATGCTGCTCGAGGACTTCCCCGGCACGGGCAAGACGTCGTTGGCGCGCTCGCTCGCCGCGACCGTGCAGGCCACGCACAGCCGCATCCAGTTCACGCCCGACCTGCTCCCGAGCGACGTCACGGGTGTGACGATCTTCGACCAGAACAGCCGCGAGTTCGAGTTCCACCCGGGCCCGATCTTCGCTTCGATCGTGCTGGCGGACGAGATCAACCGCGCCTCGCCGAAGACGCAGTCGGCACTGCTGGAGGTCATGGAGGAGGGGCGCGTCACGATCGACGGCACCCCCCACGAGGTGGGTCGTCCGTTCCTCGTCATCGCGACGCAGAACCCCATCGAGCAGGCCGGCACGTACCGGCTCCCCGAGGCGCAGCTCGACCGCTTCCTCATGAAGTCCTCGCTCGGCTACCCCGACCACGACGCCACGGTCGACATCCTCAGCGGGGCCGCGGTCCGCGACCGCTCGGCCACGCTGGCGCCCGTCATCACGGCGCAGGCCGTGGTCGAGATGATCGACCTCGCCGCCACCGTCTACGTCGACCCCGCCGTGCTCGACTACGTCTCGCGCCTCGCCGCCGCGACGCGCTCCACGACCGACATCCGCCTCGGCGTCTCCGTCCGCGGCGCCCTGTCGCTCGTCCGGGCCGCGAAGAGCTGGGCCGCCGCGAACGGCCGCCACTACGTCGTGCCGGACGACATCAAGGACCTCGCCGAGCCGGTCCTCGCACACCGCATGGTGATGGACGCGGAGGCCGAGTTCGACGGCGCGACGGCGGCCGTGTCGCTCGCCCGCGTGCTCGCCGACGTCGCACCGCCCCAGCAGCGCGCCTGA
- a CDS encoding DUF58 domain-containing protein yields the protein MSTTSRTPAPVAGTTTRGRLFQGTRSTLQAGLRQVTPVLGWVSLSAWVVLAVVVASLVIGHRFGWVELVAIGWGLGATLVVALAFTVGRHPYEVRLRLREHRVTVGDRAVGGITVRNVGDRRVLPARIELPVGAGRAGFGLPSLGAGEEHEDLFAVPTSRRAVIVVGPVSSVRGDPLGLVRRTVTWTKPQELYVHPRTVRLASSHSGLVHDLEGQESRDLTASDLTFHALREYSPGDDRRSIHWRSSARTGKLMVRQFVETRRSQLVVALSCRPGDYGTDPEEFELAISALGSYALHAVREQRDIAALTTHETLRTSSPDALLDSLTAVEQAGGGVTLTETCRTIARDYPRAAIIVLGVGSVPGPRDLRAMASVLPLGAQVIAVRAQPGAPTAVRKIPGLSSITLGSLGELARAQHRSSS from the coding sequence ATGTCCACGACGTCCCGCACCCCCGCACCCGTCGCGGGGACCACCACCCGCGGTCGCCTGTTCCAGGGCACGCGGTCGACCCTGCAGGCGGGCCTGCGCCAGGTCACCCCGGTCCTGGGATGGGTGAGCCTGTCGGCGTGGGTGGTGCTCGCCGTCGTCGTCGCGAGCCTCGTGATCGGCCACCGTTTCGGGTGGGTCGAGCTGGTCGCGATCGGCTGGGGGCTCGGGGCGACGCTCGTCGTCGCGCTCGCCTTCACCGTCGGTCGCCACCCCTACGAGGTGCGGCTCCGGCTCCGCGAGCACCGCGTCACCGTCGGCGACCGGGCCGTCGGCGGCATCACGGTGCGCAACGTCGGCGACCGCCGCGTGCTACCTGCCCGGATCGAGCTGCCGGTCGGCGCCGGCCGAGCCGGCTTCGGCCTCCCGTCGCTGGGTGCGGGGGAGGAGCACGAGGACCTGTTCGCCGTCCCGACCTCCCGGCGCGCGGTCATCGTCGTCGGCCCCGTGAGCTCGGTGCGCGGCGACCCGCTCGGCCTCGTGCGCCGCACGGTCACGTGGACCAAGCCGCAGGAGCTCTACGTCCATCCCCGCACGGTTCGCCTCGCGAGCAGCCACTCCGGGCTGGTGCACGACCTCGAGGGCCAGGAGTCGCGGGACCTCACCGCCTCCGACCTCACCTTCCACGCGCTGCGCGAGTACTCCCCGGGAGACGACCGCCGCAGCATCCACTGGCGCTCGTCCGCGCGCACCGGGAAGCTGATGGTCCGCCAGTTCGTCGAGACCCGGCGGTCGCAGCTCGTCGTCGCGCTCTCCTGCCGGCCCGGCGACTACGGCACGGATCCCGAGGAGTTCGAGCTCGCCATCTCGGCGCTCGGCTCCTACGCGCTGCACGCCGTGCGCGAGCAGCGCGACATCGCGGCGCTGACGACCCACGAGACGCTCCGCACCTCCTCGCCGGACGCGCTGCTCGACTCCCTCACGGCGGTCGAGCAGGCGGGCGGCGGCGTCACGCTGACCGAGACCTGCCGCACGATCGCCCGGGACTACCCGCGCGCCGCGATCATCGTCCTCGGCGTCGGGAGCGTGCCCGGCCCCCGTGACCTGCGCGCCATGGCGTCGGTCCTGCCGCTCGGGGCGCAGGTCATCGCGGTGCGGGCCCAGCCCGGCGCGCCGACCGCCGTCCGGAAGATCCCGGGGCTGTCCTCCATCACGCTCGGGTCGCTCGGCGAGCTCGCCCGCGCCCAGCACCGGAGCTCCTCGTGA
- a CDS encoding transglutaminaseTgpA domain-containing protein, which produces MSGTSAPAVEVGARRATRTGASGTVQRVVDIAVPSLLLLVALLPLWPVYRSGHAVVAAVVGVALGAGIALLGARRRWNAVVVAAVTLGGLIATAALTAPTTAIGGVLPTLETWRTLGIAVVRVWKQVLTLQPPLGNADGLLAVVYLLALLGSVVAVTIALRAGRFRPLALLVPAIVLVGSVLLGTTTTVAPAAIGGVAVLAGLAWPAWRSGRIELNRPVGTAVLGAVAVLGVVGGSMLAAPAEPRYVLRDHVEPPPLEENYPSPLAGHRAYLKDFEDDVLLTLDGVPEELTRIRLATLDTYDGLVWDVSDGETLTGGRYLRATDRFVAELDRDAIEIDVTVNAYDDVWLPMIGRVEDVTFEGDRATNLSRTVFYNDRTTTAIVTAKLTEGDSFTLTTRPDPVVTGDQLSGEVFSETPYPQVTGVPDGLTAKAAQLMEGATTDVDRVQKLADGLALQGFFSHGLEGDVPSAAGHGQARMALMIEAPEMIGDAEQYAALMALMVREQGWPARVVYGFARGERDTGTTWEVTGGNVTAWVEVQFEGAGWVAFDPTPPENNVPISEDPAPADRPQPQMLQPPPPPVAAPDIPSLDSGNADVETDNEPEPEPEVPAVVRWLGYLGIPLVLLLLPALVAVLLKVRRRRRRKRRGDGAARVAGGWLELQDTARDLGLERLPTGTRREQAGAIRGYFGSSGTSAVALATRADEAVFGPTPADEAAADAFWSEVRGTERSLRTKASLWRRLRARTTFASLRRRA; this is translated from the coding sequence GTGAGCGGGACGTCGGCGCCCGCCGTCGAGGTCGGTGCCCGCCGCGCGACCCGCACCGGTGCGTCCGGCACGGTCCAGCGCGTCGTCGACATCGCCGTCCCGAGCCTGCTCCTCCTGGTGGCGCTCCTCCCGCTCTGGCCCGTCTACCGCTCGGGTCACGCCGTCGTGGCCGCGGTGGTCGGCGTGGCGCTCGGTGCGGGGATCGCGCTGCTCGGTGCGCGACGGCGATGGAACGCTGTCGTCGTCGCCGCCGTGACGCTCGGTGGCCTCATCGCGACGGCGGCGCTCACCGCGCCGACGACGGCGATCGGCGGCGTCCTGCCGACGCTCGAGACGTGGCGCACGCTCGGGATCGCCGTCGTCCGCGTCTGGAAGCAGGTGCTGACGCTGCAGCCGCCGCTCGGCAACGCCGACGGCCTCCTCGCGGTCGTCTACCTGCTCGCGCTCCTCGGCTCCGTCGTGGCCGTGACGATCGCGCTCCGCGCGGGACGGTTCCGGCCGCTCGCGCTGCTGGTGCCGGCGATCGTGCTCGTGGGCAGCGTGCTGCTGGGCACGACGACGACCGTCGCGCCCGCGGCGATCGGCGGCGTCGCCGTGCTGGCCGGCCTCGCGTGGCCCGCGTGGCGCTCGGGGCGCATCGAACTCAACCGCCCCGTGGGCACGGCGGTGCTGGGCGCGGTCGCCGTGCTCGGGGTCGTCGGCGGCAGCATGCTCGCCGCGCCCGCGGAGCCCCGCTACGTGCTGCGCGACCACGTCGAACCGCCCCCGCTCGAGGAGAACTACCCGAGCCCGCTGGCCGGCCACCGCGCCTACCTGAAGGACTTCGAGGACGACGTCCTGCTCACCCTCGACGGCGTCCCCGAGGAGCTGACCCGGATCCGGCTCGCGACCCTGGACACCTACGACGGCCTCGTCTGGGACGTCAGCGACGGCGAGACGCTCACCGGTGGCCGCTACCTCCGCGCGACCGACCGGTTCGTCGCGGAGCTCGACCGCGACGCGATCGAGATCGACGTCACCGTGAACGCGTACGACGACGTGTGGCTGCCGATGATCGGCCGCGTCGAGGACGTGACCTTCGAGGGCGACCGGGCCACGAACCTCTCGCGGACCGTCTTCTACAACGACCGGACGACGACGGCGATCGTCACGGCGAAGCTGACCGAGGGCGACTCCTTCACCCTCACCACCCGGCCCGACCCGGTCGTCACCGGCGACCAGCTCAGCGGTGAGGTGTTCAGCGAGACCCCCTACCCCCAGGTCACGGGCGTCCCCGACGGGCTCACGGCGAAGGCCGCCCAGCTCATGGAGGGCGCGACGACGGACGTCGACCGCGTCCAGAAGCTGGCCGACGGCCTGGCGCTGCAGGGCTTCTTCTCCCACGGCCTCGAGGGCGACGTCCCCTCGGCGGCCGGGCACGGCCAGGCGCGGATGGCCCTCATGATCGAGGCGCCCGAGATGATCGGCGACGCCGAGCAGTACGCGGCGCTCATGGCGCTCATGGTCCGCGAGCAGGGCTGGCCCGCCCGCGTCGTGTACGGCTTCGCGCGCGGCGAGCGGGACACGGGCACCACCTGGGAGGTCACGGGCGGCAACGTCACGGCCTGGGTCGAGGTGCAGTTCGAGGGTGCCGGCTGGGTCGCGTTCGACCCCACGCCGCCCGAGAACAACGTCCCCATCTCCGAGGACCCGGCACCGGCCGACCGCCCCCAGCCCCAGATGCTGCAGCCCCCGCCGCCGCCGGTCGCGGCCCCGGACATCCCCAGCCTCGACTCCGGGAACGCCGACGTCGAGACGGACAACGAGCCCGAGCCCGAGCCCGAGGTGCCCGCCGTCGTCCGCTGGCTCGGCTACCTCGGCATCCCGCTGGTGCTGCTGCTCCTGCCGGCGCTGGTCGCCGTGCTGCTCAAGGTCCGCCGGCGACGGCGTCGCAAGCGTCGCGGCGACGGCGCGGCGCGTGTCGCGGGCGGCTGGCTGGAGCTCCAGGACACCGCGCGCGACCTCGGCCTGGAGCGGCTCCCGACCGGCACCCGCCGGGAGCAGGCCGGTGCGATCCGCGGCTACTTCGGCAGCTCCGGGACCTCGGCCGTCGCGCTCGCCACGCGTGCCGACGAGGCGGTGTTCGGCCCGACCCCGGCCGACGAGGCCGCGGCCGACGCGTTCTGGTCCGAGGTCCGCGGGACGGAGCGCTCGTTGCGCACGAAGGCCTCGCTGTGGCGACGGCTGCGGGCGCGCACGACGTTCGCCTCGCTGCGCCGGCGCGCGTGA
- a CDS encoding FHA domain-containing protein, whose translation MALLDSTPARARPFLGEAYRRPRVAGSGGEALRQEAVGTLTATLARPGRLVRQVVALLAVNAGLVVLLRRWLVDAGAGVGVPGGSVTGTLGGVALLLGGLLLAAGPVREGSTTTRALQGWLVGAPTPPTLGALLRPTGVVRLVGCGVLVLGVLASVATTVLGGPPAPTAGQVVAGLVTTVPALVTLALAAVGTRRLAQGRRGHDVRGRGDVAEQAASFAPLDSPAAGAGWVAPSPYPNAAPAPVASPVPPPPPPPSPPVPLVPGAPSPLPATTTERAPRAVVPPPALAPAPAPSQTPSSDLPEHTTVRPVPSPSVPVVVVLDDGQDPRVLGPGRWLVGRAPRAREGEEGLLPLVVTDPGVSKTHALLEVGEHEVTVTDRASSNGTAVVWAAGRRRLHPWEGAVVGPGETVTLGAVAIRVEAVDHRSA comes from the coding sequence ATGGCGCTGCTCGACTCCACCCCCGCCCGGGCCCGACCGTTCCTCGGCGAGGCCTACCGCCGTCCCCGCGTCGCCGGGTCCGGCGGCGAGGCGCTGCGGCAGGAGGCCGTCGGCACGCTGACGGCGACGCTCGCCCGGCCCGGCCGCCTCGTGCGTCAGGTCGTCGCGCTCCTCGCCGTGAACGCCGGCCTCGTCGTCCTGCTCCGACGCTGGCTCGTCGACGCCGGTGCCGGGGTCGGCGTCCCCGGTGGTTCCGTCACCGGCACGCTCGGCGGGGTCGCCCTCCTGCTCGGCGGGCTGCTGCTCGCGGCGGGCCCCGTCCGCGAGGGGTCCACCACCACCCGCGCCCTCCAGGGATGGTTGGTCGGAGCGCCGACGCCCCCCACCCTCGGCGCCCTGCTGCGCCCGACCGGGGTCGTCCGGCTGGTGGGCTGCGGCGTCCTCGTGCTCGGTGTGCTGGCGTCCGTCGCGACCACGGTCCTCGGCGGACCGCCGGCGCCGACGGCGGGGCAGGTGGTGGCCGGGCTGGTCACCACCGTGCCGGCCCTGGTGACGCTGGCGCTGGCCGCCGTCGGCACCCGGCGCCTGGCCCAGGGCCGGCGCGGCCACGACGTCAGGGGGCGTGGCGACGTGGCGGAGCAGGCGGCGAGCTTCGCCCCGCTCGACTCGCCGGCCGCCGGGGCCGGGTGGGTGGCGCCGAGCCCGTACCCGAACGCGGCTCCTGCCCCGGTGGCGAGCCCCGTGCCGCCGCCTCCACCCCCGCCGTCGCCCCCCGTCCCGCTGGTCCCCGGCGCCCCCAGCCCGCTGCCGGCGACGACGACGGAGCGGGCACCCCGCGCCGTCGTCCCGCCACCCGCCCTCGCACCCGCGCCCGCACCGAGCCAAACCCCGAGCTCCGACCTCCCGGAGCACACCACCGTGCGACCGGTCCCCAGCCCGTCCGTGCCGGTCGTCGTCGTGCTCGACGACGGCCAGGACCCCCGCGTGCTCGGCCCCGGCCGGTGGCTCGTGGGACGAGCGCCCCGCGCCCGGGAGGGCGAGGAGGGGCTGCTCCCGCTGGTCGTGACCGATCCGGGGGTCTCCAAGACGCACGCCCTGCTCGAGGTCGGGGAGCACGAGGTGACGGTCACCGACCGCGCCTCCAGCAACGGCACCGCGGTGGTCTGGGCCGCTGGACGCCGGCGCCTGCACCCGTGGGAGGGCGCCGTCGTCGGGCCGGGAGAGACCGTGACGCTCGGCGCGGTCGCGATCCGCGTCGAGGCGGTCGATCACCGGTCCGCGTGA
- the leuA gene encoding 2-isopropylmalate synthase — translation MSHRPSTNSPAELDVTPMPLAKYPPFHEVNGIDLPDRTWPSKRILQAPRWLSTDLRDGNQALIEPMDPARKHRMFELLVRMGYKEIEIGFPAASQTDFDFVRSLIESDAIPQDVTISVLTQARTDLIERTVSSLVGAHRATVHMYNATAPVFRDVVFRTDRDGTKNIAVSGTRDVMDYFEKYLDSDTIVGYEYSPEIFIDTEIDYALEVCEAVMDVWEPDGDREIILNLPATIERATPNVYADQIEWMSRNLSRREHVVLSVHPHNDRGTAVASAELAVMAGADRVEGCLFGHGERTGNVDLVTLGMNLISQGVDAGIDFSDIDDIRRTVEYCGQMDVHPRHPYGGDLVYTAFSGSHQDAIKKGLTKRDADVAAAGGDELAVPWTVPYLPVDPRDVGRSYEAVIRVNSQSGKGGIAYLMSTERKLDLPRRLQIEFSRMVQAHTDSAGGEVTADRLWDIFTDEYLPAPADSALHPWGRFALRSTRLTTAGEGSDTELEAVLVDGGVEHELRGLGNGPIDAFSSILRQRGVDVTVMDYAEHALSQGEDAKAASYIEAEVEGQVLWGVGIDASITTSSFRAIVSAVNRAVR, via the coding sequence ATGAGCCACCGCCCTTCCACCAACAGCCCCGCCGAGCTGGACGTCACCCCGATGCCGCTGGCGAAGTACCCGCCCTTCCACGAGGTCAACGGGATCGATCTGCCCGACCGGACGTGGCCGAGCAAGCGCATCCTGCAGGCGCCGCGCTGGCTGTCCACCGACCTGCGTGACGGCAACCAGGCCCTGATCGAGCCCATGGACCCGGCGCGCAAGCACCGGATGTTCGAGCTCCTGGTCCGCATGGGCTACAAGGAGATCGAGATCGGGTTCCCGGCCGCGAGCCAGACCGACTTCGACTTCGTCCGCTCGCTGATCGAGTCCGACGCGATCCCGCAGGACGTGACGATCTCGGTGCTGACGCAGGCCCGCACGGACCTGATCGAGCGCACCGTCTCCTCGCTGGTCGGCGCGCACCGCGCGACGGTCCACATGTACAACGCGACCGCGCCGGTCTTCCGCGACGTGGTGTTCCGCACGGACAGGGACGGCACGAAGAACATCGCCGTGTCGGGCACGCGGGACGTCATGGACTACTTCGAGAAGTACCTCGACTCCGACACGATCGTCGGCTACGAGTACTCGCCCGAGATCTTCATCGACACCGAGATCGACTACGCGCTCGAGGTGTGCGAGGCGGTCATGGACGTCTGGGAGCCCGACGGCGACCGCGAGATCATCCTCAACCTGCCGGCCACGATCGAGCGCGCCACCCCGAACGTGTACGCCGACCAGATCGAGTGGATGAGCCGCAACCTCAGCCGCCGCGAGCACGTCGTGCTGTCCGTGCACCCCCACAACGACCGCGGCACCGCCGTCGCCTCCGCCGAGCTGGCCGTGATGGCCGGGGCGGACCGTGTCGAGGGCTGCCTGTTCGGCCACGGCGAGCGCACGGGCAACGTCGACCTCGTCACGCTGGGGATGAACCTCATCTCGCAGGGCGTGGACGCCGGGATCGACTTCTCCGACATCGACGACATCCGTCGGACCGTGGAGTACTGCGGCCAGATGGACGTCCACCCGCGTCACCCCTACGGCGGCGACCTGGTCTACACCGCGTTCTCGGGCTCGCACCAGGACGCGATCAAGAAGGGCCTGACCAAGCGCGACGCCGACGTGGCCGCGGCCGGTGGCGACGAGCTCGCCGTGCCGTGGACCGTCCCGTACCTGCCGGTGGACCCGCGCGACGTCGGCCGCAGCTACGAGGCCGTCATCCGCGTCAACAGCCAGTCGGGCAAGGGCGGGATCGCCTACCTGATGTCGACCGAGCGCAAGCTCGACCTGCCGCGCCGCCTGCAGATCGAGTTCAGCCGCATGGTGCAGGCGCACACGGACAGCGCCGGCGGCGAGGTCACCGCCGACCGGCTGTGGGACATCTTCACGGACGAGTACCTGCCCGCTCCCGCGGATTCCGCGCTGCACCCGTGGGGCCGGTTCGCCCTGCGGTCGACGCGGCTGACGACGGCGGGCGAGGGCAGCGACACCGAGCTCGAGGCGGTGCTGGTCGACGGCGGCGTCGAGCACGAGCTGCGCGGCCTCGGCAACGGCCCGATCGACGCGTTCTCCTCGATCCTGCGTCAGCGCGGGGTCGACGTGACCGTCATGGACTACGCCGAGCACGCCCTCTCGCAGGGCGAGGACGCCAAGGCCGCCTCCTACATCGAGGCCGAGGTCGAGGGACAGGTCCTGTGGGGTGTCGGCATCGACGCGTCCATCACGACGTCGTCCTTCCGCGCGATCGTCTCGGCGGTCAACCGCGCGGTGCGCTGA
- a CDS encoding isoprenyl transferase, which produces MRRRQGPVRWEPHEIVDPPAHPSGETAPRLDPRFVPKHVALVMDGNGRWANARGLPRTEGHAAGEQVLLDVVAGAIDLGVSHVSAYAFSTENWKRSPEEVRYLMGFNRDVLRRRRDVMNSWGVRVRWAGRRPRLWRSVIAELEEAEALTEGNTRCTLTMCVNYGGRAEIADAVRRIAADAAAGRIDPARISEQTIARHLDEPDMPDVDLFIRTGGEKRASNFLIWQAAYAEFVFLEKAWPDVDRRDLWAAVLEYARRDRRYGGAVDAVGS; this is translated from the coding sequence ATGAGGCGCCGTCAGGGGCCGGTGCGCTGGGAGCCGCACGAGATCGTCGACCCGCCCGCGCACCCCTCGGGTGAGACCGCGCCCCGGCTCGACCCGCGGTTCGTGCCGAAGCACGTCGCCCTGGTGATGGACGGCAACGGCCGGTGGGCGAACGCCCGCGGCCTGCCGCGCACCGAGGGGCACGCCGCGGGGGAGCAGGTGCTCCTCGACGTCGTGGCCGGCGCCATCGACCTGGGTGTCTCCCACGTCAGCGCCTACGCGTTCTCCACCGAGAACTGGAAGCGCTCGCCCGAGGAGGTGCGGTACCTCATGGGCTTCAACCGGGACGTGCTGCGCCGCCGTCGCGACGTCATGAACTCCTGGGGCGTGCGTGTGCGGTGGGCCGGCCGCCGGCCGCGGCTGTGGCGCAGCGTCATCGCCGAGCTCGAGGAGGCCGAGGCGCTCACCGAGGGCAACACCCGCTGCACCCTGACGATGTGCGTGAACTACGGCGGGCGCGCCGAGATCGCCGACGCGGTCCGCCGCATCGCCGCCGACGCCGCGGCCGGGCGGATCGACCCCGCCCGCATCAGCGAGCAGACGATCGCGCGTCACCTCGACGAGCCGGACATGCCCGACGTCGACCTGTTCATCCGCACCGGCGGCGAGAAGCGCGCCTCCAACTTCCTCATCTGGCAGGCGGCGTACGCCGAGTTCGTGTTCCTCGAGAAGGCGTGGCCCGACGTCGATCGCCGGGACCTGTGGGCCGCCGTCCTGGAGTACGCCCGTCGCGACCGCCGCTACGGCGGGGCCGTGGACGCCGTCGGGAGCTGA
- a CDS encoding VOC family protein: MGLNLGMITTDSTDPVPLAHWWAGILDGEVLAENEGWFVVVSTPSGTLAFQKVDEVTPGKNRVHVDLVVDGDLDVEHARLVELGAASLGERSEGENRWFTLADPQGNEFCVATEATEGP, from the coding sequence ATGGGCCTCAACCTCGGCATGATCACGACCGACTCCACCGACCCGGTGCCGCTCGCGCACTGGTGGGCCGGGATCCTCGACGGTGAGGTGCTGGCCGAGAACGAGGGCTGGTTCGTCGTCGTCTCGACGCCGTCGGGCACCCTCGCGTTCCAGAAGGTCGACGAGGTCACGCCCGGCAAGAACAGGGTGCACGTCGACCTCGTCGTGGACGGCGACCTCGACGTCGAGCACGCCCGCCTGGTCGAGCTCGGCGCCGCGAGCCTGGGGGAGCGCAGCGAGGGCGAGAACCGGTGGTTCACGCTCGCCGACCCGCAGGGCAACGAGTTCTGCGTCGCCACCGAGGCGACCGAGGGGCCCTAG
- a CDS encoding DedA family protein produces MPEQLDGAPFWPLFAFFFGIVLLRTQLTYWAARLVTAWSLDHTRPQRPWVRRVHDWLQGEGAARGVRTVERWGLVAVPLSFLASGTKTVVNAAAGVLTMPFTRYLPAMLLGCVAHATIYATVGWAAWSAALAAATGSPWGIAAIVAVVMLAAAAIVVRVRRRRASVESSSD; encoded by the coding sequence GTGCCCGAGCAGCTCGACGGCGCGCCCTTCTGGCCGCTCTTCGCCTTCTTCTTCGGCATCGTCCTGCTCCGCACCCAGCTGACCTACTGGGCCGCGCGGCTCGTGACGGCGTGGTCGCTCGACCACACCCGGCCCCAGCGGCCGTGGGTCCGGCGCGTGCACGACTGGCTCCAGGGCGAGGGCGCCGCCCGCGGGGTCCGCACCGTGGAGCGCTGGGGGCTGGTCGCCGTCCCGCTGTCCTTCCTGGCGTCAGGGACCAAGACGGTGGTGAACGCCGCCGCCGGCGTCCTGACGATGCCCTTCACGCGCTACCTGCCGGCGATGCTGCTGGGGTGCGTCGCGCACGCCACGATCTACGCGACGGTCGGCTGGGCGGCGTGGAGCGCGGCCCTGGCGGCGGCGACCGGGTCACCGTGGGGCATCGCCGCGATCGTCGCGGTGGTGATGCTCGCCGCCGCGGCGATCGTCGTGCGGGTGCGGCGCCGGCGCGCGTCCGTCGAGTCCTCGTCCGACTGA
- a CDS encoding Fur family transcriptional regulator, translated as MQRTTRQRTAVSDLMEHTEAFHSAQEVHRMLADRDAPVGLATVYRTLQSMVDAGEVDALRGPDGETRYRRCDQQAHHHHLVCRSCGTTVELDAEAVEAWSTRIASQHGFTAVEHTIELFGLCAACSAAA; from the coding sequence GTGCAGCGAACGACGCGTCAGCGCACCGCCGTCAGCGACCTGATGGAGCACACCGAGGCGTTCCACAGCGCCCAGGAGGTGCACCGGATGCTCGCCGACCGCGATGCCCCGGTCGGTCTCGCGACCGTCTACCGCACGCTCCAGTCCATGGTCGACGCCGGTGAGGTCGACGCCCTGCGCGGGCCCGACGGCGAGACGCGCTACCGCCGCTGCGACCAGCAGGCCCACCACCACCACCTCGTGTGCCGCTCGTGCGGCACGACCGTCGAGCTCGACGCCGAGGCCGTCGAGGCGTGGTCCACCCGCATCGCGTCGCAGCACGGCTTCACCGCCGTCGAGCACACCATCGAGCTGTTCGGCCTCTGCGCCGCCTGCAGCGCCGCCGCCTGA
- a CDS encoding metal ABC transporter permease gives MSTFVEMLTSPLMQRALVAALVVGLAAPVVGTYLVQRRLSLLGDGVGHVALVGVAAGWLVGSAMSLTPHDALAIPGAVVAAVIGAVVIDVVRSRGRTSGDVALALLFYGGIAGGVLLIGLAGGTTANLMGYLFGSIATVSGGDVLTIAVLGAVVLAIGLGLRPALFAVSQDEEFALSLGLPVRVLNLVIAVVAALTVTVSMRVVGLLLVSAIMIVPVAVAQQVAPSFRSTMSIAMVVGVLVCVSGLVITYYHQLSPGAVIVCLAIAVYAGVAAVGPWLRRRRAEHADPHPDLPDDVLMTPPAGDRT, from the coding sequence ATGAGCACGTTCGTGGAGATGCTCACCAGCCCGCTCATGCAGCGCGCGCTCGTCGCGGCGCTCGTCGTCGGCCTGGCCGCGCCCGTCGTCGGCACCTACCTCGTCCAGCGCCGGCTCTCGCTGCTGGGCGACGGCGTCGGTCACGTGGCGCTCGTCGGCGTCGCCGCGGGGTGGCTGGTGGGCAGCGCGATGTCGCTCACCCCCCACGACGCGCTGGCGATCCCCGGCGCCGTCGTGGCGGCGGTCATCGGCGCGGTCGTCATCGACGTCGTCCGCTCTCGTGGACGAACCAGCGGTGACGTCGCGCTCGCGCTGCTGTTCTACGGCGGCATCGCCGGCGGCGTCCTCCTCATCGGCCTGGCGGGCGGGACCACCGCCAACCTCATGGGGTACCTCTTCGGTTCCATCGCCACCGTGAGCGGGGGCGACGTCCTCACGATCGCCGTGCTGGGTGCCGTGGTGCTCGCCATCGGGCTGGGGCTGCGGCCGGCGCTGTTCGCCGTCTCGCAGGACGAGGAGTTCGCGCTCTCGCTCGGCCTCCCCGTCCGCGTGCTCAACCTGGTGATCGCCGTCGTCGCGGCCCTGACCGTGACCGTCTCGATGCGCGTGGTCGGGCTGCTGCTGGTGAGCGCGATCATGATCGTGCCCGTCGCCGTCGCCCAGCAGGTGGCACCCTCGTTCCGCTCCACGATGAGCATCGCGATGGTCGTCGGGGTCCTCGTCTGCGTCAGCGGGCTGGTCATCACGTACTACCACCAGCTCTCCCCCGGCGCCGTCATCGTCTGCCTCGCCATCGCCGTCTACGCTGGGGTGGCCGCCGTGGGTCCGTGGCTGCGTCGCCGACGCGCCGAGCACGCCGACCCGCACCCGGACCTGCCGGACGACGTCCTCATGACGCCCCCGGCCGGCGATCGCACCTGA